A segment of the Brienomyrus brachyistius isolate T26 chromosome 4, BBRACH_0.4, whole genome shotgun sequence genome:
tcgcAGCCATGGGACTCGAACCAGCAGCCATCCGATCACAGctgcagcatcctaacctgctaagcCACATGCATTTCTCTGTGCCTCAGCGTGCAGAATAGCACAGAAAGCATGTAGCGTCTCTAGGGGTCCTACCTAGTGCTTCCCTTCTGACCACCCtctgctttatatatatatatatatatatatatatatatatatatatatatatatatatatatatatatatatatatatatatatatatatatatatatatatatatatatatataggttttGGCTGAGTTAGGGGAGTATTGGATGGACCAGCAGAAAATCATATGGGCCAGTCCCATAATAATCCACTTGGGTACAAAATCGTACTTTttatcagtttttaaatgaccCGTTGCATTACTAAGACCAAATGaacaaagagaaagaaaaatcaATTTGAGTCTCAACTGCACTTTTCCTCCCATCGATTTAAGCACGCGAACACATGCCTGTCAGCCACAATACTTTTATTGCATAGTGTGCAGTGTGTTATACTGTAAGACTGCTtatgcaatatatatattttttaatctgAATATGTTTTTAAAGAGTTTTGTTCATTATCCAGCATCATTTAAGGAATGTTCCCCAAGTTCCTGAGGACATTTGTTGTTTGCTGCTTAAAATTCCTTAAGGCagcttgggggaaaaaaagtgtCCTTCTACATTTTAACTGGCTTATAGTTATAATCTTGTATTTGCGATGTCCCACCACCAGAGGGAGCATTTTCAGACGTTCTGATTAAAGGCCTGTCATAACAGCGATTATGCATATAATGTGCCAAGATTTCCACAGCCAGCAGGGAGCAGTGTGCAGCTCAGTAGCTCAGCATTCTCAGTTCGTGTTctggaaggtcatgggttcgaatgACATGGCTGATAGGACTGGAGGGCCTTTCAGCATGGCCCCTAAATGCTGGctgacccctgacccctgacTCCTCAGTTGTGTGTTGCTCTGGACAAAAGCGTTCACCTTGTTCATGAATATTCAGAAATAGCAATCAATCATCTCTGACCATTTCGGTCACCCAGCAAGAATCTGCAGCGGCGGTGTCAAGATAtcgaaggggtgggggggcagtctTTAAGCCGCAATGCCTCCCCCCCCGCCTCATTATGCACAAGCTTACTGTCCAAGCAGTGATTTTGATCAGAGGCTGAAGGAAAGCATAGAAATTCAGCATTTCCTCAAGGTCCAGATTTGCCCACCTCTGGTTTACTACAGAGTGTGTAAAACACCCTCCATTCCCGTGCCCTCGTTTTAGAGCAAATTACTTCTATTCTTAAAAAGACGATTTAGCTCATAGCCTTCAGGTGCTCCCCTGTGCCCACTAAAATAGACAGGGCTACAAGACACATGAAACACAAGGCCTAGATTAAAGagaaatgggtttttttttttctcgccgAGAGATTGGCCCTGTTACTTTGCTCAGCGGTGATGAATACCTGTGGGAGTTCTTGCCCTTATTTCGCGAAAGTGAGGCTTCCAGAACGACCGACGGCATTATTATTCTGCCACGGCAGCATGGCGTGTGGAGACGTAAGTGAGACGAGCGGCGAATAAAATGCCGTCAGAGGGAAAAATCGGAAAAAATAGCCATCAAGTCAAATGTAATTCAAAAACACATTTCTGCTCAAAACATACAGCTTTTACAACCAAAAGGAAGCATCGATCCCATATTTTCCACACGTAACAGATAAATGACTGCATGATCCATCCAATGTTAGATGTAACCTAACAATCGTATGATTTCCATTCGATACATAAGCAACTTTTTTAGCTTTAATGTTCCCCTTTTAAATACACTGAACACTCAAGATTTTAAATGCACGCGGGCACCATTCCCCCTGTTGTAACAATGCCAGTGACGCAGCAACAGCCCAAAAAGAAAGACGTCCCATATTTACCCATGGAGCATAGTGCTGGAGGTCCTGAGGGGGGCGGCCTACTGAAAAGCAGCCCGCACCATCCTGTCGCTCAGGGGCTGGGTGGGTCGGAAGTTATCGCCCAGCATTCCGTCGTTGCCCTCGGGAAGCTCCGCCCCTTTGACGTGAGATCGCAGCCTCCGGAATTCCTCGATCTGTGGGGACTCATCCAGGTCAGGGTCAGAGTATAAGGGCTTACCGTCGCCATGGTTACCAGCCAGCGGGGACGAAGCATTCGCCTACATCAGACCTACATTTATCGCGCAGACGTTAATATCCAGCGTGACGTATGATTGAGTAGGCAGGGTGAGCCAGTCtctggggggggttaagggcctcactcaagggcctGACCgtcacatcactctgccaagcaCAAGATTTCAactagcgaccttctgattgtaGGCACAGTGTCCCAATCTGctgaaccacaaaacatcccagCTTCCAAACTGATGCATATAGAATTTGTGTTTAACACAGATAAAGTGTCGACTTTATCTTTGCCTAATCTTCAGATCGTAAACATTTAAGGGGATGTTTTTAATTGCTGAATTCATGCATCCATGACTAATACAGACAAACTGATGTGTGAGGAATTTGTGTTTAAAAACAGACCAGCCTGTGCATTTTTATATATGGTGCACATGGAGACAAAACTGTGACATCATTTCCTGACATTCATTCCATAATAGGAATGACAGGAGCAAAGGATAATTCACTACAACTTACTAAAACCATGATAAGGAAGAGGGCTACGTGTGGAGCCTCTTGTCGGGGTGGGAATCTCAGCCAAAACTGCAGGTGGCCAGACTTTACCTTGGAAAGAGGCCAcagaaaagcccccccccccccctccgggaGATCATACATTCAATTCACAGCTTTGCTTTGTTCTTTCATCCAGGCTTCGAAAAGACAGACATGATCGTCTAACCAAAGTATCCAAAACAGGCGACTGTAGCTTCATCTCGCCCTTTGCTGAGTGAAACATAATTAGAGGGAATAGTatttaaatttgaaaaaaatgaataatatgTTTAAAAAGGTACACATTACGAAAATGCAATGCTTTTTAGACAGTGGACCCCAGCCAAAGAGTGACAAAAGACCAAATGCACCATGGGAGCTGAAACGCCCTGGATTTCAAGTAAATAAACAAGGCTTTACTGCATCGTGACTATTACTGGCGAAGTCTCGGCCCCAAGCCACAGCTAAACGGCAACCATGACTGCCACTGGGCGCTGCAGTGAAATCATACTCAAAGTTTATCAAAGCTGGGGCTCGCGGTCCCGTTCAAAGGGTTATAGCTTACTGATTTAGCCATTGGCATCTAgcacaggggtctccaactccggtcctggagggctaccgtccagtaggttttctatcctacctggtttctgatgagccacacctgttatcaggtaaataccaggaacaggtgtggctcatcagaagccaggtaggatagaaaacctacaggatagtagctctccaggaccggagatgGAGACGCCTGatcttatattataattataaaatgGGCAATCAGAGGCTGGTACCAACTGACAGGTAACCGCAGTGCATCCATTGTCCGCTCCCAGCAGCTGTGTCAACAGTCCACAGATGGGTACACTGTAAGTTCCAATGTGACAATGTCTCTCCACCTTACTTGTATTATTGCGGATATTCAGCGGCTATTTATGATAAGCAAAGTGAAAAGTGAAAGTCAAAGGCAGCTAGTGCTATATACCTAAGGTGCTGTGCAATaagcagccaaagaaaataCTTAAATGATCGTTATGTTGGTGAGGCTATGCTATTATGCCTGCCAGAGTGTGCTAGCTTAGCCATGGcaaaatctctcctaaagtcaccccagtatttacagGAAGCGTCCATTTATTTAACGACTTAACTACAAGCACAACCTGTTGGGATAATCATTAGCTCATCAAATTATTCAGCTACTTAAGAGAATGAATTGAtgaaagtgattaattgtcaacaCAGCACAACAAAACGTGTCCTTTGCATTTAACCTATATGTGACATAATACAGTAATATCCTATtgactcgcttataacggaatatcgtctatatcAGACGAGGGCTGCTGGTCTCAGCCATGCACTTTcacaaacatgcagaaaaagcatcagaTATAGCGGagtcgcttataacggaatttcgcttataacggaaaaACGATTTGGTCCCAAGGTCCACTTTTAGCTGTAATTTTGTTcgttataacggacatgcaggctccgcctacaaggcgcgtggcaTGCTGGTGATATCTAGCATAGATACGTAGTCTGGAtgattaatagtcacgcatctatGGCCTGTACtccgaagcggggttactggcttatcggggtaacttgtcggatttaaggtagtctgggcataatgaaagtgaacgaatatgaagtccatttaaactgtggtaccttaaatccaacaagttaccccaataagccagtaaccccgcttcgtagtacaggccaagtCAGgaaaagttggattactacatgtacaatataataatctgtaCCACAAGTGTacaggggtgtggcatgagtaaatggtgtcctgtagttgtgttctgggcatacagcaactctggatataaccgattgttttgccaggtccctcgAAGTCCATTAcaactggattttactgtagtgGGCAACAATTACAGCATTTAGCACCCAGACAGCTCATGCTGGACATGCTGTCCTGCTCATGGATTCAAACTAGCAATTTGGTCatatgcttccctaaccattaggctaccactgcccactgccttGGTCATAGACACATGCCGTAGATGTTGGGTTGATGGTGAAATTCACCAAAATCATGAAACAGCAGAGATGCTGCTAAGGAGGGGTTTGGGAACTttagcggtgttcatctaaccatccaacaagatatcagtgacTTTTGTCGAGAacggaagaaattcttgttacttTTTAATGGGTTACTGTTCAGTTTCATATATTCTAATGATAAATCGGGCTGTTTTTTTCCCGGAGCAAATATACACTCTTAATAccaagataaacagctttaagcaTTTCCTTTGACGGCTTAAGACTTTCATACagcactgtattaaaaatgctttagtttcatTTGCCTGTGACTGATCCCGATTGGAGGCTTTTCCAATAAGCCACTTCAAATGGACATTAAGGGGTGGAGGGAAATAGCTCATGTtacagagggaggggggggcggcgtTGACTTCAAAGCGATTTCTTGAACACCGGCAGTTGAAACGGGGGGCCTCTCCCAGACTGACGGCTTAATAAcccaataacccccccccccccacacacacacacacacacacacacagggtcaaTGGTGTGGCTCATACCTGGATCTGAGAGACAGTCAGTGGGTACCGGTATAGGATCCAGGTGACATGCTCGCTGCAGGGGGGCATCGTAAGCGAGCCCTCGTACACCCAGTAGTCCCGCAAAAGGGGATCTGCAGACCGATacacagcagccaatcagaacgAGTTCAGCCGGTGGTCACATCCAATCAGTGCTGTTCGGGGGGCAGGGTTAAGGCCAGTGGCAGGAAGTAGGGGTAGGTTGAACAAGTTGCTGGTTTGTTATACCTGTCCCTTATTCCTTTCTGATGTGTGAATTGGTGTTTTTTTATTGGTTCTTAATCCTGGTCTTAATCCTGGCGAAATCCTTGCACAACTGCCTCACATCCACATCCCACACATACTTTCGTTGTtttcatagttttttttgtgcactACTGTTTCCCATCCTTAAAATGTCCCTTGAGACATGTAACAGGATGCCAAGGAAGATCAAATCTTTATCAGAGTGTGGTGAAATGATCTTCTTTACATTGGATTACTTACCAGGAAGCAACGTGTTGGGATTGAAGCACGGGATGATTTTTGTCTTCCCCTGATGAAGGAAAAGAAATTAAATGGTTTTAACTACTAATACATTGTAAAATGTGATTATTCTTAAAAATATTTCTCTCTCGCAGTCCAGAAGGCTTGAAGATACTTCAGAAATCAAACATGAAAGAAGCATCCAAGCAACTACTAACCAAGGCCAATTCAGTCTGATCATAATTCCACTGTGCTGTGTCTCTCTGTAGAACGCTACCATCCATACAGTGCTGTATATCAGCTGTTATCAGAACACCAGGCTTTGTTAGAAGATCTGTCTGCACCATAATGATGACCTCACTACATAAGGGGCGTGTGTTTTGTAGTTTTGAAACTCCAGACAGGATTACAGAATTATTTACAGTAATTTTTGCAGGTTTATTCCTGTCTTACCATTCAGGATTAATATGACAACATAAGAGGTAACAGGTCAATTCACTTTGCTATTCACTTTTCAGAATGATCAGAAGGTTTATAACAGTCTTCTAATAAGATTACAAGCCTGTCCTGGAGCTGTCAAGGGCAAATATTATATCCTGGCCCCAATACTGGAATCACCAACAATCACACCATGTTTAATACCACTTCTGGCGTCTTAGTCACCCCATGCTTAGTCGAGTCCCTCATCGCTTCGGTGTCCTGGATTCAATGGCAGCTGCATGATTCTTTATTTGTAGGAGCCGACTGTTTGCATTAGCAAGTCGGTGAACCTAATAAACGTGCAATTCGATAGCACCTGCAGCCCTCGGGTAAACCCTGCGGGTGACAGCGCAAGTATTCACGTGGAAATCTCGCTTTCTGCATCAATCCACTAAAAGGTGATGCAGATTCTCGGGTCGCCATGCCATCCCTCATCACACGTCGTGGGTATTTGCCCTAGCGACAGATGAATGGTAACACAAACAAAGTCACCTTGTACTGTAAGTCCTGCAGCACCTCGGTGATGGCCTTCAGCCCCAGGTGCTCCTTTCCGATctgtgggaaagaaaaaaaaaactaacagacAGGAAAGTCATGTGATctgcaaaaataataaaagttaATGTTCAATGTGACTCGTACCCCTAATCACACCAAAGAATGTTCCTTTTACATCTAATAGTATTATTAAGCTGTCTTTCTGCCTATGCCAGTGTCCATCACTCCTGGAAGTTAAATGCTCTGCTCAAGGGCCTAAGAATAGCATCACTCTGCCAGGCCATGGGTTCTGAaataacaaccttctgatcacacttGAAAACAGATCTGATAAGTTCTGTGTAAAGAGACAAATtacataatagtaataataataatcatcatcactttattgatccccatggggaaatagtctttacgcctccctcgaCTTGccctttgtagagtaagctgtctgcgaagggcagccacccgtggcagtgcccagggagctgggggttaaggtccgTGTTCAAGGTCCCACagaatttttgttttcttccaaAACAAATCAGTAGTTTTTACTGAGGCTCCTGCCAGGACACATTGTGTTTGCAGGACAGTGGTTTCCTTCCAAGCTTCTCTTTAAGTTGCGATTTCTTTTAGCAGAGTTAAGAACCAGCTGCAAGCTGACGTCCATATGATATGAGCGTAGCGGGATTTGCGGCACTACCTGTACGAAGAGAGCGATTATCAGGATGCCGTTCTTCTTCCCCAGAGCCTCTTCAACACTGTTGAACAGTTTGCTGTTCCAGTGAATCAGGTGCAGCTGCAGAGAAAAGACAGACGAGTCCAATCCCAGCTGTGCTGGCAAAAATGAAGGAGGTCTGTGTCACCGGGCCACTGGGAATTCTCAGTGTGCAAGCTAAGAAGGCAGCAGACTGCACATAAACAGCTTTGTTAAGCGTGCTCATTCATTTCTTATTAATTGTCTCTAGTATTTTTCTGTGGGTTATTCATGTCGCGAATCTTTTGAACTTCTCAATTGAAGAGGAAAAATGCTAGGAATTCATAAAGACAGGCAACGGCGTAGGGGAGAGTTTGATACTGTTGGCAAAATTTTAAgtaatttaaatacaaaggtcTATTCATTCGGAGGAAGGAAGAAGCCAAACTAAATATTGTAGGGCAAATATTGTGGCAGATATAAAGCAGGATATTTCTTGGTAATAGGTCAATGTTTATCAAAAAATGACTACATTGACTGTTTCTACATTGTAAAGTATTAGGTTAATTGTGCATGTGCCAA
Coding sequences within it:
- the LOC125739641 gene encoding carbonic anhydrase-related protein-like; translation: MADNMIEDSDHYTEKDDVQWGYEEGVEWGLLFPEANGECQSPINLNSREARYDPSLLERRLTHNYVVCRDCEVINDGHTVRILLRSKSVVTGGPLTSEHEYELHEVRFHWGKENQRGSEHTVNFKAFPMELHLIHWNSKLFNSVEEALGKKNGILIIALFVQIGKEHLGLKAITEVLQDLQYKGKTKIIPCFNPNTLLPDPLLRDYWVYEGSLTMPPCSEHVTWILYRYPLTVSQIQIEEFRRLRSHVKGAELPEGNDGMLGDNFRPTQPLSDRMVRAAFQ